The genomic window TCTTTCCTGAATGCCGTGTCAGGGAAACAGATTCATTAAGCCAGCAGTATGATCTCACacgcttttttttattaaacatttttatctCTTGTACGTGGCGctttaaaaggaaatttatGCATCTGttaaacttattttatatTCGAAGGAgataacaaacagaaaaaatgaaaatatgaaaatagTTAAATTTAGCTAGAACGTGACCAGTTAATTTCTCTGTGTCGAAATGGGCGTGTTAAACCACTTCTACTTATGAATCTCTTAAATCCGAGCTTTCATTGAGAAGTTTATATGCACGCACAAAGCTTAGCATAGGTGGGAATTATTGCTAATCTAATTTAGTAAGAACTTCCACTTtgttattacaaaatataaacgGTTTCAAAAGTTTATTAATATCAATTTGAGTCCGAGTAATAGATCATAGAATATATAATAACACAGAATGAATtgatatatttgaaattatataattCATAAAGTATCACTGATTATTTTTAGTCACTTGTCTTGTTATCAGCAAATTAAACATTGAACTAACAACCTTAGGTCAAAATATGTGCTCAAGTTGTAGGAACAATGAGATTCCAAAATTCGTGAGTTAAAAAGCTCAACAGATAAGAAAGAAAGTCAAGTTAAGTACTTTAAAGTatcagaaaagaaaatattttctataattatatagatatacatatctataaatatttatatatttcctttGGAGTTACTGCTTATTAAACATTGCAAAAAAGCGTAAACTACTTTCTCAAGTTTTTAGCCCAGCAAATATTACAATTCCAACCCATCCCTAGTCGCCAATAATATTGCCCCACTTTGCACAACGACGTTGGCATACTAATAGCTGCACCTTGTTGAATTATTACTCATGAGCTCCACTTTTGTGCAATTTCAGACGGGTGATCGCCGAGGTCTACGCCTCGGAACTGCAGGTTCAGGATTTCGAGGGCAGTCCGGCGACAGCGCGTTACAACATCAACGCCTGGGTGGCGAAGCACACAAAGAACCACATCGAGAACATCATCTCCAGCGATATACCGCAGGCCACCAGGATGATCATCGCCAATGCGTTGTACTTCAAGGGCTTCTGGGAAACGGACTTCATCGAGTCGGCCACGCGACCGGATAACTTTTATCCCAATGGCGAGGGAACTGAGCCGGCCATGAGGGTGCAGATGATGGCCACTGGAGGCGCATATCCGTATCACGAGGATCACGAGCTGGGCTGCAAGATCATTGGACTGCCGTACAGGGGAAATCTGAGCACCATGTACATCATCCAGCCATTTAAGTCATCGGTGCGGGAGCTAATGTCACTGCAGCAGCGTTTGACGGCGGATAAAATCGAGGACATGATCGGCAGGATGTACAGACGGGCAGCCCTGGTGGCATTGCCAAAGATGCATCTCACCAAGTCGATCAACCTAAAGACCCTCATGCAGCGCATGGGGCTGGGCGGCATCTTCAGCTCGGTGCAGAATGATCTCTCGCTGATCGCCACCAACGAGGCGACGAGAACGAATTCGCTGGGCGGGAATAGTCTGCAGAATCTGGAGACACAGCGCAGAGCCGGAACGGGTGGAGCACGCTCCGATTTGGTGGTGGATGACATACTCCACAAAGTGGACTTCACCGTCAACGAGCAGGGCACGGAGGCGGCGGCGTCTTCGGTCACATACCTTAAGAAATCCGGTCCCGATGTCGTCTTCCGGGGCGACACTCCATTCCTGGTACTTGTGCGCCACGATCCCACGAAACTGGTGCTCTTCTACGGTCTTATAAATGAGCCTCCAGCGGCTGCTTAGCTTCAAAGACCGTATATATTATTAAGCTTTAGCACCTAAGTTCGTTGACTATAGTTAGGAAGctaattaaatcatttttaaatattagtaataaattaaacagTAGAATATCAGAATGTATATTGGTTGCGtgctttttttattgttcaaaAGGTTTCGCATTCAGCTAGAGCAAGCTGTGTGTGTATATTAATTGGATGTGTGGTAATTATTAGTACACcacatttaaattgaaataaagaACCGCCAAACAACCGGTTGCGGTTAACTGCGCTGTTAAGCGTAgatgctttttttttaacggGTAACATGCATCGTTTAACGGAACAGCTGTTATTTTCAGTTACAGAACTGCTGTTCGGCTGTTATGGGCAAAGCCGCATGTTATCGATAACCGAAATTTATTTGGTGTTATTTTTCGCAAAAAGAGTTTTCTTTAGCAACGAAGCTTTTTATAAGTATTAAGTGATCCGGAATGATATCCCTACCCGACACAGACAGCGAGGATGAGCTGCCACCCGGCTGGGAGGAGCGTGCCACGGATGACGGCACCGTTTGCTATGTGAAGTAAGTCAaaagtcaagtcaagtcataaacaataaataattattcttAATTGCACCCATTAGCCAGCAGGGAAAAACATCACAGTGGACACATCCACGTACGGGTCGCTCCAAACGGATCACGGGCGAGTTACCCCTGGGCTGGGAGAAGTACTACGACGAGCAGGGAAAGCGTTTCATGTTCCTCAACAAGGAGACGCAGCAACGGACGAATGTGGATCCCCGTTTGGCCTTCGCCGTGGAGGAGCCCACACAGAATGTGGCCCAGGTGCGCCAGCGTTTTGACTCCTGCTCCACGGCGTTGCAGGTGCTGCACGGCAAGGATTTGCACGGACGCACCGCCTTGATTACGGGCGCTAATTGTGGCATTGGCTACGAGACCGCTCGTTCGCTGGCCCATCACGGCTGTGAGATCATCTTCGCCTGCCGCAACAGATCCACCACCGAGGCGGCCATCGAAAGGATTGCCCAGGAGCGGCCTGCAGCCCGTGCCCGCTGCCGATTCGCCGCTCTGGACCTCAGCTCTTTGCGTTCGGTGCAGCGATTTGTCGAGGAAATCAAGCAAAGCGTTAGGTCAGTACCATTACATACTTCAAATGTCaatatgatttaattgaaaagtatttttatgtTGCAGCCACATTGATTATCTCATCCTAAACGCCGGAGTTTTTGCACTGCCCTACACGAAGACCGAGGATGGTCTGGAAACCACATTCCAGGTCTCGCACCTGTCGCACTTCCACCTCACCTTGCAACTGGAGACTCTGTTTGATTACAAAACACGGATCGTTGTGCTGTCATCCGAGTCGCACAGGTAAATGGGAATTTGAACACCTTAGCACGTAATTTGAAATAGTGTATTGCAGTTATAGAATTGTTTGTATATGTATTCTTATAATGTACATAATAGTAGACGAACTCACTGTCTTACTTGGCTCCTCGTTTGTTTATATTTCGTTTAAAACTTTTGAAGAAGGGTTAAAAGTTATTTGCTCAAAATGTAATGAAAAGCatttatattcataaatttatatatagatactATATAGTACATTTTAACTTAACGTACAAATCAATACCTCTTTCTCCTTTCTTAACACAATTTTGCTTATACATTTCTTAATTACATTTCAGTATGCCAGCACTGTAAATTTCGTTTTATAAAGAATatactttttttgttttggctggcAATTGTGATTATTGCAACCTGTTTGTGTGCAAAATGATTATTATCAAAATCAAACggggattttaattaaaactgaatTTGGTACATGACGCATTTTTAATCCATATTAATACATTGACTTTATCTACAATCAGTTGCTAAAATAGCGCAAATAActagatataaatatatattttttaagtagCTAAAAAACTTAATGTGTAACATTGAGAAAACATTTTCCGATGCACACAAATTATAGTGGATATTTTGCAGTCGACGCCATCGCATTTGAATGGCATTTCAAGTTGTccccttttatttttgcaagtTGATTGCACTTTTATGATTCCACATAGTGGACTTTGCACCGAGCGGTTTCTTTTCGCGCCTTGGTGCCAAACTATTCATAGTCCAGACCAGAAATAGACGCACTTCGTCCCAGTCATGCTGTCTAGTGTAGGTGTTTTCCAAAATGTTTGCCTGTTTGCCTCAGAGTTGTTTGCATAAGATGTTTTCGGTTTGATCCGATTTCAAGGCGAAACGTAATTGAACTCGGCTTGGATTATACATATTATTCTTTGCACAGCCATAGGCTTCGTTTACATATTGTGCTGCGCACTGCGAGGCAAACAAACCCCACATAAAAACAATACAAAGCCAACGCAGCTGCGATTGTACTATCAAAACCATAGGCATTGCGTACAAAAAGCAATATGATCGGCATCACGTGCAGCTGTAAGCACAGTGGCATCAAGAGCTCTTGAAATACAATTGTAATCTGTTTTAAacagatatatagatatttgATACTTATGCATATATGTAGCTCTTGAAACTGATGATGTGCAAAAAAAGTATCTTTGCTTGTATCTTAGAAGTGAAtcaaatatatgtacatacatatattattttaagctAAAAAAAAGGCTTTCACAGAAAGTAAATTGAAAAGAATGCTTTGTAGATGTCAATCATAATTTGCCCAATTTGCGCTAACTCGCTTAATTAGATTGCTTCACTGGGGGCCTCGAATGGCCCACTGTGCCCGCCATCAATGaccaaataaatcattttgtgAACGAATCTCGTGAAGAGACACAGCACCAAATCAAACTAGCTggatgtatgtacatactgGTTGGTGTTTAAGGTTGTTTTGTATCTGCTGCGTGCGTTGCTGTGCGCACGTACCACATTTTTGGCTTCGTGGAGCATACATGACTATCTGCGAGTACTGCAAGTGGCGCACGAGACTTTTGGTTGCACGTTCGCCTGGGCGAGCAAAAGATATGAATGGTGGCATGGAAACCAAACATTTCACAGTCGAAAAACGATTACTTTGCGTTGCTTATTATTGCATCAGGCTACAAAACTAACTTTATCTTTCTGTTTTATAGTTTATAGATACCAAAgaatatttttaagatttcTCTTTTTACAATAATTATCTAATTGCGTGGGAAAAGTTTTCAATCCCTTAACTACTTGTTGATTCTATTACAAACATGTAATTTCCAGTTGAAAGCTAAAGCAGCGAGTTATTGTTCtaaaattaaatggcaattaatCTGTCTGTAGAACctaattaattaacttaaattagTTTATATACTCAAACATACAAACAGACGAAAAGCACACTTTTTTTTGCCCACCTACCACAACAAGACTTATAAAAACTGGAACGCCAACGGGTTTCGTTTCGATGCCGCTGCCGAGTGCGACCCGTACTTATAAATAACACTgaatttgcatacattttgcGACGTTATATTTACATCGACGCCAAGCCGAGCGCAGGGATTCAAtaagatgaaaacaaatcCAAAGTCCAAAATGTGCGCGGCGCGGTATTTGTGGGCAgaaatgaaatgttttcatGTTGCAGCTTTCGTTGATTTCCAATCCGCGGGAAGTGTGCGACTTGCGCATGCGCTACTCCTCGACATTCAGAGGCTTCCTCCCGCCGGATAACTGAAGGGCAATTGGCTAGGAGAGTTCACTGTGCACATGACAGGGTCCTTGTTCGTTGTGGGGCTTTGTTTCGCCGACTGCCGACTACCGACTGCCGGCCCCACTTGTTGACTCACGCCATTGTTGTTGCGAGGAGTATAGTCTTTGTGTGGGGCCATCCCACTGCACTGCATCCCATTAATAAAGAGCGTTTAAAGCCGGCTATGGCCAGCCGGCAATGGCAATCAAGACTCGTTTTGCGATTGTCGGCCGGCGAGGGCAAAGTCCAGTGGGTTCAGTCGGAATGTTCATGTGGGGGTCTCTTACTGGACAAAGAAATGCGTCGCAAATAACCacacttacttacttactaaCTTGCTAACTTGCCTGCTGCAGATTCGCCAATCTGCCCGTGGAGAATCTGGCGGTGCATCATCTGTCGCCGCCGCCGGAGAAATACTGGAGCATGATGGCCTACAACAATGCCAAGCTGTGCAACGTCTTGTTCGCCCAGGAGCTCGCCCAGGTGAGTCATGCCCAAATTTGGCTTAAATTGGGTCAATTACATATATGCATTTAATGCACCCTTTATTTTCAGCGTTGGAAGCAGCGCGGCATTTCGGTGTTCAGCCTGCATCCGGGCAATATGGTGTCCAGTGATCTGTCGCGCAACTATTGGTTCTACCGCCTGCTCTTCGCCATCGTGCGTCCCTTTACCAAGTCGCTGGTGAGTTGAACGAAATGAGTTCTGTTTGCGAAAACTTTCACTAATTGCTTTCCTGTGCCCCATGTGGCATATGGCATATGGCATATGGCAGCAACAAGCAGCTGCCACGAGTATCTACTGCGCCACGGCCAACGAGCTGACCGGATTGTCTGGACTGTACTTCAACAATTGCTTCTTCTGCGAGCCCAGcaagttgtccaaaagtgctgcactgcagcagcaactgtggAAGCTCAGTGAGCACCTGATTGCCGAGCTTGTGGAGGAGTAGCAGCACATACtccatatgtacatatatgcattaTGATACCATTGATTCCATTAAGtctaaatataaatcaaaatgttaGTACATTCCGTAATGTTTTGTTGTGCGCTTTAAACCAGATTGTGGATTTGGTTCACCTTTTTGTGCATTTATCAAAAGCTACTGCCAAAATAAGTGCAACGCCATAAACTTGTGAACGTTAAGAATATCATGTATTTTCTTTACACTAAACAAGTATACATTTTGATGTGGTTTTAAGTCTTAATAGGTAGCATTTAAATAACAGTCTAAGTACTAGTCAAGGAACTCTCTTCTCTGGCCAGTGGCCACTAGAAGTCGGAGACGCGACCCTTGCGCTCCCAGTCGCCGTAGCGCGTGGGCTCCGGTCCGGCGGGTCCGCCAATCTCGCCCGTATAGGGATTGGTCTGGTTGGGCCACGGCTTGAGgggctcctgctcctggtagGGATGGCGCGAGAACTCGTCCAGCTTGCCCAGCGGCGTCTTGGCGCGCAGCTTCTTCTGGAAGGCCATTAGCTTCTCGGTGCGGGTTTTTGGCTCCTTGATCTCGACCACCATgtcgccaccgccaccgccggcTGATGCTCTCCAAGCGCCGCTCGTCGATAGGTAGCTCACTGTCAATGTAAAAATGGGGGAGGAGTTCGTTAGGATCGGCACTGCAGCACAGTAGGCACTCGCTAAGGCgacactctcacacacacacacatgtacacaCACCTTGCTTGCCCAGTTGGGGCAGGACTCGCGCCGTTTGTCTGCTCACGGATTGCATCTTGTTTGGATTTGCAATGAATTGGTTTATATAAGTTATGCAAGATGTGCCGGCAAATCTTGGGTTTGCTCGCTTCTTAGTCGCagttatatttgtttactcAGCAGTctcacttccgtttccggttgGGAGCTAATGCCACTTGCTTGCTTGATTGTGCGCGTCTGAATTGCAATCTGCCGCCGCGATTCGCTTTTATAGCCCGCGTTGCTGTTCagtttctttatttattatgccatATGTTGCGAGGCACTGAAAATGTACTAGTTATAGCCCCACAATATGCGCAGCGGAGACGCACACCGCGGTGCATTACCTTGCTACACAGTCCACGCTCGATCTGGCAACGCtgacatttaaaattaaaaccgTTATTATACATATTGGAATAATTTGAAAAAGAAACTCCAAAAAATATTCTAGCTGAAacgtatttaaaatgcattcaatCATGCATTCGGTTAGAGATCTTCAATTCGAGGCATATAACCGTTAGttagtaatatttaattactaaGAAACATTACAAATACGCTGATTAGTTAACCATGATAATGAATTATAATAGTGTATAAACCTATTTTATTATCGACTGACAACATTCATTTCAGTTCTTTTAGCTGGAGTTTTGCATGTTCCATAGATTTTCATCGTGTTTGTCGTATTTAAGATTAGAGGCATCGATCAGTGGAGTATAATGAGCTCACCCTTTGCATGTAATATCAAAGGTTAGTTGCACTGCTATAAGGTCGCCCAGTCGCCCTCTTCTTATCGCCAAGAGCCATCGGCAATTGAGTGCAGGCGATTAGAAATTGGGTGTCGGACATTATCTTGGCTTATCAGGCATTAAGGTAAGAAACCGAAATAGAAAAGGGCTACTGAAAGACATGAAACGCAGTTTGGAGTTTGCTATGTATTACTTATAATGCGAGTGCATTAAATGGTAACCCCAGATCGAGAAGCCGATGAACCTGCTCATTACATTTCAACTTTGCGCGATTTAAACTCTATAAACGCAGGGAATACtgaaaaaaatacttttagcATATTGAATATCAACTTAATTATGAAACAActttataattaaatgaacaTCATAAATCGGTTGGAAAAACAACTATTATCATATCTATGTGTATGCGTAACACTTTGATTTTGGAAAAGTTTAATCAGTGATTACTTTTTTCAGTGCCATAATTAACAGTTTCCGAAGTTCTGTATCATTTTATTCAGACAtttatgttcatttttcaGGCCGTTCTATATAGCCGACTTGTcgttttaaaaacattttcctaCCGCCAGTTCAGTCGTTATCAAGTCGGCACTCGAAGTGGTTGGATTGCACCCCCAAGACTAAGAATTACAGATACTCGGGCActcaatccaatccaatccgtACAACCAACTGGTCAGGTCGCGAGGAGCATTGAATATACATCCATAAATAGTGCCACACTTTCCCCAGACTCGAAGCCAAACGGAATGTTTGCAACTTGAGTTGCATTATCAGAGGTGGCAGATAACCTCCAGCCCGCTCCGTGGACTTGGACTCGGATCAGATCGGATCAGATctgattggattggattggatcaGACAGCATAAGGAAGTGGAAGGAATCAGACAGTCTGCACATTTAGATTCAGCAGGGCAAAGATCTACCGTCGAGCAAAGAACCCATTCGAGTGAGTTTATAATGCAAAAATTACAGGAGGTAGTCAATAAAGTTTAGAGCGCAAAATTCCACGATTAAGTAGAAACTCgtattaaaaatccatttgGGTTTGTCCTATGATTCATTAAGAAAGCATTCACAGTTAATAAgcgttttaaatttatttaaattcctaataaaataaataataaataataaaagtgaataaaCTCCCACACAGCACACTCACGGGTGAATAacttatgtttatttatttttagagatATTACATTTTGTAGGTATCGCAAACGAACCCATTCATTATTTTATGTAATTATGGAGTAATTACAAGATTTTTCAGGAAACTAAACTTGGTCGACTATGTAGCTATTTAAATACGATCTTGAAACAAACTCTTGTAATTATTTCTACTCCTAAAAGAAGAAATGCGAGAAATTAATATGTAAATCAGTTTAACTTAACCTTAACTTACCATTCTAGCCAGCAATTTTAGTTGATTGAAAACGAGTTAAGCCTGGTCAATTAAGTAGTATGTGAACTAAGCCATAAAACCGTTTTCCCACTTCAGGTGCACCAACACATAATGATAGGAAAACGGCGCATTTGGCAGACAAGTGTGGTGGGTCTGCTCCTGGCCAGCTTCAGTCTGTGCTCGGTGGTGTATATGGA from Drosophila yakuba strain Tai18E2 chromosome 2L, Prin_Dyak_Tai18E2_2.1, whole genome shotgun sequence includes these protein-coding regions:
- the LOC6527634 gene encoding serine protease inhibitor 28Dc, whose amino-acid sequence is MWRSLLALLLTSATCCGAELFREGLRTPETMAYINGLVQQQQQQQQQQQQQQQQQQQQQVQLEAQHIQAIPLPPVPPLQSPGLVSGLVNGFGSHNDPALNRISGASVKQPLPAAPPQFSAPASTSASGSGYVDVATSDKIANSVLNFANIMGQHLTSGKTELFSPLSIVYSLVLLLLGAKGRSYEELSLVFGIPDTYRLHQEFGLMLQDLQQPTREAVSPGRPLTNWRASSPMRSNRRAQRPGAHEVHLANGLFTQAGYSLNPDYKRVIAEVYASELQVQDFEGSPATARYNINAWVAKHTKNHIENIISSDIPQATRMIIANALYFKGFWETDFIESATRPDNFYPNGEGTEPAMRVQMMATGGAYPYHEDHELGCKIIGLPYRGNLSTMYIIQPFKSSVRELMSLQQRLTADKIEDMIGRMYRRAALVALPKMHLTKSINLKTLMQRMGLGGIFSSVQNDLSLIATNEATRTNSLGGNSLQNLETQRRAGTGGARSDLVVDDILHKVDFTVNEQGTEAAASSVTYLKKSGPDVVFRGDTPFLVLVRHDPTKLVLFYGLINEPPAAA
- the LOC6527633 gene encoding WW domain-containing oxidoreductase, with amino-acid sequence MISLPDTDSEDELPPGWEERATDDGTVCYVNQQGKTSQWTHPRTGRSKRITGELPLGWEKYYDEQGKRFMFLNKETQQRTNVDPRLAFAVEEPTQNVAQVRQRFDSCSTALQVLHGKDLHGRTALITGANCGIGYETARSLAHHGCEIIFACRNRSTTEAAIERIAQERPAARARCRFAALDLSSLRSVQRFVEEIKQSVSHIDYLILNAGVFALPYTKTEDGLETTFQVSHLSHFHLTLQLETLFDYKTRIVVLSSESHRFANLPVENLAVHHLSPPPEKYWSMMAYNNAKLCNVLFAQELAQRWKQRGISVFSLHPGNMVSSDLSRNYWFYRLLFAIVRPFTKSLQQAAATSIYCATANELTGLSGLYFNNCFFCEPSKLSKSAALQQQLWKLSEHLIAELVEE
- the LOC6527632 gene encoding succinate dehydrogenase assembly factor 4, mitochondrial; translated protein: MQSVSRQTARVLPQLGKQVSYLSTSGAWRASAGGGGGDMVVEIKEPKTRTEKLMAFQKKLRAKTPLGKLDEFSRHPYQEQEPLKPWPNQTNPYTGEIGGPAGPEPTRYGDWERKGRVSDF